In the Helianthus annuus cultivar XRQ/B chromosome 11, HanXRQr2.0-SUNRISE, whole genome shotgun sequence genome, one interval contains:
- the LOC110889724 gene encoding malonyl-coenzyme A:anthocyanin 3-O-glucoside-6''-O-malonyltransferase, translating into MNVMDSLLSLTVIEQSQVSPPPATIGRKSLPLTFSDIVWLTFADPVHTLFFYELPITKTQFTETIVPDLKQSLSITLKHFFPFVGKLTVFPTSTRKPEICYVEGDSIAVTFAECNLDFNDLTGNHPRDCEKFYHLIPLLGRSIKVSDYITIPVFAVQVTLFPTCGISIGMTNHHSLGDASTTFCFLKAWTSVAQSNGSDENFLANGTLPIYDRLVNYPKLDEINLTKAKVEAFNEEYKLPRLYGPTDKVRATFILSRTMINGLKKLVSTQIPTLAYLSSFTIACAYIWNCVASLHNDEIVLFGFAIDCRSRMDPPIPAAYFGNFLGRCINVARTSILTGKDGFLAAAELIGENLNKILTDKDGLVKGLVPMENLFADGWPTRIMGVAGSPKHKLYDLDFGFGKPKKHEWVSIDYNVGSISISTSRESNEDLEIGLCLSAEMDLFVSNFNSGLKSYI; encoded by the coding sequence ATGAACGTTATGGATTCCCTTCTATCCTTGACTGTAATTGAACAGTCCCAAGTGTCGCCACCACCGGCCACCATTGGCCGCAAGTCGCTGCCACTAACTTTCTCTGATATCGTATGGTTAACTTTCGCTGATCCTGTACACACACTCTTTTTTTATGAGCTCCCAATCACTAAAACACAGTTCACTGAAACTATTGTCCCCGATCTTAAACAATCTTTATCTATCACCCTTAAAcattttttcccttttgttgGTAAGTTGACTGTATTCCCTACTAGTACTAGAAAACCCGAAATTTGTTATGTCGAAGGTGATTCTATCGCGGTTACATTTGCAGAGTGCAATCTTGATTTCAACGATCTCACCGGGAATCATCCTAGAGACTGTGAAAAGTTCTATCATCTTATACCTCTTCTTGGACGCTCTATAAAAGTGTCCGATTACATTACAATCCCAGTTTTCGCGGTTCAAGTGACGCTTTTTCCCACCTGTGGGATTTCCATCGGAATGACAAATCATCACAGCCTTGGTGATGCTAGCACCACGTTTTGTTTCCTCAAGGCATGGACGTCAGTTGCTCAATCTAATGGTTCTGATGAGAACTTTTTGGCTAATGGAACTTTACCAATTTATGATAGGTTGGTGAACTACCCGAAACTAGATGAGATTAATCTAACGAAAGCCAAGGTTGAAGCGTTTAATGAAGAATATAAACTTCCAAGACTTTACGGACCAACAGATAAGGTTCGAGCCACGTTTATCTTGTCTCGAACCATGATCAATGGTTTGAAAAAACTGGTTTCAACCCAAATTCCGACATTAGCTTATCTATCATCGTTTACCATAGCATGTGCGTATATTTGGAACTGTGTAGCGAGTTTACACAACGATGAGATAGTACTATTTGGCTTCGCCATTGATTGTAGGTCACGAATGGATCCACCTATCCCGGCCGCTTACTTTGGCAACTTTCTGGGGCGGTGTATCAATGTAGCAAGAACGTCTATTTTAACAGGAAAGGATGGATTTTTAGCAGCTGCTGAATTGATTGGAGAGAATCTGAATAAGATTTTGACCGATAAGGATGGACTCGTGAAAGGTTTAGTGCCGATGGAGAATTTGTTTGCGGATGGGTGGCCAACAAGGATAATGGGTGTTGCTGGATCACCAAAACACAAACTTTATGATCTAGATTTCGGATTTGGGAAGCCCAAAAAGCATGAATGGGTCTCGATCGATTATAATGTTGGATCAATATCTATTAGTACCAGCAGAGAATCCAATGAAGATTTAGAGATTGGTTTGTGCCTTTCTGCTGAAATGGATCTTTTTGTCAGTAACTTCAATTCTGGTCTAAAATCATACATCTAG